A section of the Microbacterium forte genome encodes:
- a CDS encoding A/G-specific adenine glycosylase: protein MPSTSLPASAVSLPLADWYRGAARDLPWRRPRFREDFGAWGTLVSEFMLQQTPVNRVIPHLEAWLDRWPTPAAMAAASTSDVLQQWANLGYPRRALWLHRAAVEITERHGGVVPNDVDALLKLSGIGDYTARAVAVFAYGDRHPVVDTNTRRVMARAILGQAQPGPPSRRDLELMDSLLPADVVESAVFNAAAMELGATVCTARSPRCEICPLVGVCAWVAAGRPDTGDTRRRQATFEGSDRQARGAVLRILRAAAPDAVLIDSVLAEWPDPLQRDRAIDSLIADGLAEADGEMLSLPR, encoded by the coding sequence GTGCCCTCGACATCGCTTCCCGCCTCCGCGGTGTCTCTGCCTCTTGCGGACTGGTATCGGGGCGCAGCACGAGATCTGCCGTGGAGGCGCCCTCGATTCCGTGAGGACTTCGGCGCCTGGGGAACGCTGGTCAGCGAGTTCATGCTGCAGCAGACACCGGTCAACCGGGTGATACCGCACCTCGAGGCGTGGCTCGACAGGTGGCCCACCCCCGCGGCGATGGCTGCCGCCTCGACCTCCGATGTGCTCCAGCAGTGGGCCAATCTCGGCTATCCCCGCCGCGCCCTGTGGCTGCACCGCGCTGCCGTCGAGATCACGGAGCGACACGGAGGCGTCGTGCCCAATGACGTGGATGCGCTGCTGAAGCTCTCGGGAATCGGCGACTACACGGCCAGAGCTGTGGCCGTCTTCGCATACGGCGACCGACACCCCGTCGTCGACACCAACACTCGTCGCGTGATGGCACGCGCGATCCTCGGCCAGGCGCAGCCGGGCCCGCCCTCGCGCCGTGATCTCGAGCTCATGGATTCGCTGCTCCCCGCGGATGTCGTCGAATCCGCCGTGTTCAACGCCGCGGCGATGGAGCTGGGCGCCACCGTCTGCACGGCGCGGTCGCCGCGCTGCGAGATCTGTCCCTTGGTCGGCGTGTGCGCGTGGGTGGCTGCAGGGCGGCCGGACACCGGTGACACCCGGAGGCGCCAAGCGACCTTCGAGGGCTCTGACCGTCAGGCGAGAGGCGCCGTGCTGCGGATCCTGCGAGCCGCTGCACCTGACGCGGTCCTGATCGACTCCGTGCTCGCCGAGTGGCCGGATCCTCTTCAGCGCGACCGTGCGATCGACTCCCTCATCGCCGACGGCCTCGCCGAGGCCGATGGCGAGATGCTGTCGCTCCCCCGCTGA
- a CDS encoding DEAD/DEAH box helicase, giving the protein MPTTATAATRRKKTSRRDDEAPLIPILARKVREIEAKSQRGKLGPTNRVKFQVIAFLVREERARVKADPEIADAARAELLKRLDGVATILAKTAARDTSLIQLLEADQATSPVAKRMRRDWLLESGAELAPEELIIADVAPVQTPMVSAGIPERQVTPPSVEARQLANPFLAPDLTPRAATTPRRRLDGWELMGPLYKAFETGAGGGAASMDLPPAPEYDHLSPKGLEVMVHQSRFLEAVREGHRSFLLADEPGLGKTAQSVLAASVAGAYPLLVVVPNVVKMNWAREVERWTPQRRATVIQGDGTDIDAFADVFIVNYEILDRHMSWLASIGLRGMVVDEAHFIKNLSSQRSQNVLSLANRVRERTPGGKPLMLALTGTPLINDVEDFDAIWRFLGWTTGEKPGPELMEKLDATGFTPADKAFYPEAREAVISMGIVRRKKKDVAADLPDKLIADLPVQLDDEFGRGIRQAERELGERLAARYRRIIEARGDRGLAPGEIDQDIVRLVAQNELEESKAAGTGGDNVFTMVRRIGQAKAHLAADYAAQLQRSVGKVVFFAKHIDVMDQAEAHFASAGIRSVSIRGDQTSTVRQQAIDDFNSDPAVGIAVCSLTAAGVGLNLQAASNVVLAELSWTAAEQTQAIDRVHRIGQDEPVTAWRIIAAHTIDAKIAELIDQKQGLAARALDGEALDEAAAEPVQLGALMHLLREALGAV; this is encoded by the coding sequence ATGCCGACCACGGCAACCGCCGCAACACGGCGCAAGAAGACGTCTCGTCGCGACGATGAGGCACCCCTCATCCCGATCCTCGCCCGCAAGGTGCGTGAGATCGAGGCGAAGTCGCAGCGGGGAAAGCTCGGACCCACGAACCGGGTCAAGTTCCAGGTCATCGCGTTCCTGGTGCGTGAAGAGCGCGCACGAGTCAAGGCCGATCCTGAGATCGCGGATGCCGCCCGCGCCGAGCTGCTCAAGCGGCTTGACGGCGTGGCGACGATCCTTGCGAAGACCGCAGCGCGCGACACTTCGCTGATCCAGCTTCTCGAGGCCGATCAGGCGACCTCGCCTGTTGCGAAGCGCATGCGACGCGACTGGCTGCTCGAGTCGGGAGCGGAACTCGCTCCCGAAGAGCTCATCATCGCCGACGTCGCTCCCGTGCAGACGCCGATGGTGTCCGCGGGGATCCCCGAGCGCCAGGTCACACCGCCCTCCGTCGAGGCGCGCCAGCTGGCGAACCCGTTCCTCGCCCCCGATCTCACCCCGCGCGCCGCCACGACTCCGCGTCGACGCCTGGACGGCTGGGAGCTCATGGGCCCCCTGTACAAGGCGTTCGAGACCGGAGCCGGGGGAGGAGCCGCGAGCATGGACCTGCCGCCGGCCCCCGAGTACGACCACCTCTCTCCCAAGGGCCTCGAGGTCATGGTGCATCAGTCGCGCTTCCTCGAAGCGGTGCGCGAAGGACACAGGAGCTTCCTGCTCGCTGACGAACCGGGCCTCGGCAAGACCGCGCAGTCGGTGCTGGCCGCATCCGTCGCCGGTGCCTACCCGCTGCTCGTCGTCGTGCCCAACGTCGTCAAAATGAACTGGGCGCGAGAGGTCGAGCGGTGGACCCCGCAGCGCAGGGCGACCGTGATCCAGGGCGACGGCACCGACATCGACGCGTTCGCCGACGTGTTCATCGTGAACTACGAGATCCTCGACCGTCACATGTCGTGGCTCGCCTCGATCGGTCTTCGCGGCATGGTCGTCGACGAGGCGCACTTCATCAAGAACCTCAGCTCGCAGCGTTCGCAGAACGTGCTGTCGCTGGCGAACCGCGTGCGCGAGCGCACTCCGGGTGGCAAGCCCCTGATGCTCGCGCTCACAGGCACACCGCTCATCAACGACGTCGAGGACTTCGACGCGATCTGGCGCTTCCTCGGCTGGACCACAGGCGAGAAGCCGGGCCCGGAGCTGATGGAGAAGCTCGACGCGACCGGCTTCACCCCCGCCGACAAGGCGTTCTACCCGGAGGCCCGCGAAGCGGTGATCTCGATGGGGATCGTCCGGCGCAAGAAGAAGGACGTCGCAGCCGATCTGCCCGACAAGCTCATCGCGGACCTCCCGGTGCAGCTGGATGACGAGTTCGGCCGCGGCATCCGTCAGGCCGAGCGCGAGCTGGGCGAGCGGCTCGCCGCCCGCTACCGGCGGATCATCGAGGCGCGAGGGGATCGCGGACTCGCACCGGGCGAGATCGACCAGGATATCGTGCGCCTGGTCGCTCAGAACGAGCTCGAGGAGTCGAAGGCCGCAGGCACCGGTGGGGACAACGTCTTCACCATGGTGCGCCGCATCGGACAGGCGAAGGCGCATCTGGCGGCCGACTATGCGGCCCAGCTCCAGCGCTCCGTGGGCAAGGTCGTGTTCTTCGCGAAGCACATCGACGTGATGGATCAGGCCGAGGCGCACTTCGCCTCCGCCGGCATCCGGTCGGTCTCGATCCGCGGCGACCAGACCTCGACCGTCCGTCAGCAGGCGATCGACGACTTCAACAGCGACCCCGCCGTGGGTATCGCGGTGTGCTCGTTGACCGCTGCCGGTGTCGGTCTGAACCTGCAGGCGGCGTCGAACGTGGTCTTGGCGGAGCTGTCGTGGACCGCGGCCGAGCAGACGCAGGCGATCGACCGGGTGCACCGCATCGGTCAGGACGAGCCGGTGACCGCCTGGCGGATCATCGCGGCGCACACCATCGACGCGAAGATCGCAGAGCTCATCGATCAGAAGCAGGGTCTCGCGGCCCGTGCGCTCGACGGCGAGGCACTCGACGAGGCTGCCGCCGAGCCCGTGCAGCTGGGCGCTCTCATGCATCTGCTCCGGGAGGCGCTCGGAGCCGTGTGA
- a CDS encoding bifunctional riboflavin kinase/FAD synthetase: MIVFRDPSEVPDGFGPSAVAIGKFDGVHAGHRAVIRRLKEIAAQSGVRAVAVTFDRNPLAVLRPDRCPENVVTVERKLELLGELGLDATLLLTFDEELAARSAEDFVASILTGALHVSTVLVGRDFRFGRGGAGDPELLRELGPRYGFTVEVVDDVFLDGSDRRVSSTWIRELLMAGDVTAAARVLDRNVDVRGEVVHGLKRGRELGFPTANLSASVDSFVPADGVYAGWLVDHETGFRHRAAISVGTNPTFDDVLERQVEAHVIGETDLDLYGHDVTVEFVERLRGMVAFEGIEKLKAQMAADVTDAESVLSRSSS; the protein is encoded by the coding sequence ATGATCGTCTTCCGTGACCCGAGCGAAGTGCCGGACGGCTTCGGCCCCTCCGCCGTGGCCATCGGAAAGTTCGACGGCGTGCACGCCGGTCACCGCGCGGTGATCCGGCGTCTGAAGGAGATCGCGGCGCAGTCGGGAGTCCGCGCCGTCGCCGTCACCTTCGACCGCAACCCACTCGCGGTGCTTCGACCGGATCGCTGCCCCGAGAACGTGGTCACGGTCGAGCGCAAGCTGGAGTTGCTGGGAGAACTCGGGCTCGACGCCACACTGCTTCTGACGTTCGACGAAGAACTCGCGGCGCGCAGCGCCGAAGACTTCGTGGCCAGCATCCTGACCGGTGCACTGCATGTGTCCACCGTCCTCGTCGGCAGGGACTTCCGGTTCGGTCGGGGCGGGGCAGGAGACCCCGAGCTCCTCAGAGAACTCGGGCCGAGGTACGGATTCACGGTCGAGGTCGTCGACGACGTGTTCCTCGACGGATCCGACCGTCGGGTCTCGTCCACGTGGATCCGTGAACTGCTGATGGCCGGCGATGTCACCGCGGCCGCCCGCGTGCTCGACCGCAACGTCGACGTGCGCGGCGAGGTGGTGCACGGACTCAAACGCGGACGCGAACTCGGTTTTCCCACCGCGAATCTCTCGGCGTCGGTCGATTCGTTCGTCCCCGCCGACGGGGTGTACGCCGGATGGCTCGTCGATCACGAGACGGGGTTCAGGCATCGGGCAGCCATCTCGGTGGGCACCAACCCCACTTTCGACGACGTTCTCGAGCGGCAGGTCGAGGCGCACGTGATCGGCGAGACCGATCTCGATCTGTACGGTCACGACGTGACCGTCGAGTTCGTCGAGCGTCTGCGCGGCATGGTCGCGTTCGAGGGGATCGAGAAGCTGAAGGCGCAGATGGCCGCCGACGTGACGGATGCCGAGAGCGTGCTGTCGCGCAGCTCCAGCTGA
- a CDS encoding endonuclease domain-containing protein, whose product MRSIGVVAVQQVWVDGHPLDALIGDRLAVQLDGFAHHSSAQDRRRDIEADARLRLRGYTVLRFDYHQVLFQPQLVLNMVRAAIAQQLHRRG is encoded by the coding sequence ATGCGCTCGATCGGGGTGGTCGCCGTCCAGCAGGTGTGGGTCGACGGGCACCCGCTGGATGCCCTGATCGGTGATCGCCTCGCGGTCCAGTTGGACGGATTCGCCCATCACAGCAGCGCCCAGGATCGACGGCGCGACATCGAGGCAGACGCTCGATTGCGCTTGCGCGGTTACACCGTGCTCCGATTCGACTATCACCAGGTGCTGTTCCAACCACAACTGGTCCTGAACATGGTGCGTGCGGCGATCGCCCAGCAGTTGCATCGTCGGGGATGA
- a CDS encoding ATP-dependent 6-phosphofructokinase: protein MKIGILTSGGDCPGLNAVIRGIVLKGTTTYDLEFVGIRDGWRGVVDGDFFPLTRHEVKGLSKVGGTILGTSRTNPYEGERGGAENIAKTLYGHKIDGIIAIGGEGTLAAADRLAKDGINVIGVPKTIDNDLRATDYSFGFDTAVNIATDAMDRLRTTGDSHQRCMVAEVMGRHVGWIALHAGMAAGAHAICIPEVPMSIDDITALVSSAHDRGRAPLVVVSEGFKLLGMDEAYSDKGLDAFNRPRLGGIGDQLAPAIERITGIETRATILGHIQRGGSPSAFDRVLATRLGLHAADAIVEKAWGQMVAMQGTDIVRVPFAEALGELNTVPRSRYDEAAALFG from the coding sequence ATGAAGATCGGCATTCTGACGAGCGGTGGCGACTGCCCCGGACTCAACGCGGTCATCCGCGGCATCGTGCTCAAGGGCACCACCACCTACGACCTCGAGTTCGTCGGCATCCGTGACGGCTGGCGCGGCGTGGTCGACGGCGACTTCTTCCCCCTCACCCGACACGAGGTGAAGGGTCTGTCGAAGGTCGGCGGCACGATTCTGGGCACCAGTCGCACGAACCCCTACGAGGGTGAGCGCGGTGGCGCCGAGAACATCGCCAAGACGCTGTACGGGCACAAGATCGACGGCATCATCGCGATCGGCGGCGAGGGCACTCTCGCAGCAGCCGACCGCCTCGCCAAGGACGGCATCAACGTCATCGGTGTGCCGAAGACGATCGACAACGACCTTCGCGCCACGGACTACTCATTCGGTTTCGACACGGCCGTCAACATCGCCACGGACGCGATGGACCGCCTGCGCACCACGGGAGACTCGCACCAGCGCTGCATGGTCGCGGAGGTCATGGGTCGTCACGTCGGCTGGATCGCTCTGCACGCGGGCATGGCGGCGGGCGCGCACGCCATCTGCATCCCCGAGGTGCCGATGTCCATCGATGACATCACCGCTCTCGTCTCCAGCGCGCATGACCGTGGTCGTGCACCGCTCGTGGTCGTCTCCGAGGGGTTCAAGCTGCTCGGCATGGACGAGGCTTACAGCGACAAGGGCCTCGATGCCTTCAACCGCCCTCGTCTCGGCGGCATCGGCGATCAGCTCGCTCCCGCGATCGAGCGCATCACGGGCATCGAGACCCGAGCGACGATCCTCGGACACATCCAGCGAGGCGGATCACCGTCTGCGTTCGACCGTGTGCTCGCGACCCGCCTCGGACTCCACGCGGCCGACGCGATCGTCGAGAAGGCATGGGGCCAGATGGTCGCGATGCAGGGCACCGACATCGTCCGCGTCCCGTTCGCAGAGGCACTGGGCGAGCTGAACACGGTTCCCCGCAGCCGCTACGACGAGGCTGCAGCGCTCTTCGGCTGA
- the truB gene encoding tRNA pseudouridine(55) synthase TruB, translating to MVSPGILLVDKPAGLTSHDVVARTRRALGTRKVGHAGTLDPMATGLLVIGVEGATRLLTYIVGADKTYEATIRLGQTTGTDDADGEILTRASAESWESVTPERVSAGIRELTGAISQVPSSVSAIKVDGRRAYDRVRAGEEVVLAARDVTVSRFDLIAERSGDGFLDLDVVVDCSSGTYIRSLARDLGTALGVGGHLTALRRSRVGDFDVADAVAVDDVVETALLTPAAAAARVLDSLSVSAEEARDLRHGKRLMGQADRLTGSLAAAIDEEGVLVGVVERRGADLKSAMNMPEAPR from the coding sequence ATGGTCTCGCCCGGCATCCTTCTCGTCGACAAACCAGCTGGACTGACCAGCCACGACGTCGTCGCACGCACCAGGCGTGCGCTCGGCACCCGCAAGGTCGGGCATGCGGGAACCCTCGACCCCATGGCCACCGGTCTGCTCGTGATCGGGGTCGAAGGCGCGACGCGACTGCTCACGTACATCGTGGGAGCCGACAAGACCTACGAGGCCACGATCCGACTCGGGCAGACGACCGGCACGGACGACGCCGACGGTGAGATCCTGACGCGGGCCTCTGCCGAGTCATGGGAGTCGGTGACCCCCGAGCGAGTGTCCGCCGGGATCAGGGAGCTCACCGGTGCGATCTCCCAGGTGCCGAGCTCGGTGTCGGCGATCAAGGTCGATGGACGCCGCGCATACGACCGCGTGCGCGCGGGGGAGGAGGTCGTGCTGGCCGCCCGCGACGTCACGGTCTCGCGCTTCGATCTCATCGCCGAGCGCTCCGGCGACGGATTCCTGGATCTCGATGTCGTCGTCGACTGCTCCTCCGGCACCTACATCCGCTCGCTCGCTCGAGACCTGGGCACAGCGCTCGGAGTCGGCGGGCACCTGACGGCGCTGCGGCGCTCACGCGTGGGGGACTTCGACGTCGCGGATGCCGTGGCGGTCGACGATGTGGTGGAGACGGCGCTGCTCACCCCGGCCGCCGCGGCCGCCAGGGTCCTCGACTCGCTGTCGGTGTCGGCCGAGGAAGCGAGAGATCTTCGTCACGGCAAGAGGCTCATGGGACAGGCCGATCGACTGACCGGCTCTCTGGCGGCCGCGATCGACGAGGAGGGCGTCCTCGTCGGCGTCGTCGAGAGACGCGGTGCTGACCTCAAGAGCGCCATGAACATGCCGGAGGCACCCAGATGA
- a CDS encoding inorganic phosphate transporter, which yields METAALIVVLVIALALFFDFTNGFHDTANAMATPIATGALKPKTAVLLAAVLNLVGAFLSTEVSKTVSHGIIREDTIQGDVFLPMIFAGLIGAITWNMLTWLLGLPSSSSHALFGGLIGATLVGVGGGGIDFGMVLSKIILPALIAPLTAGIIAFAATKLAYSITRRYDGKPDGRDGFRWGQIFTSSLVALAHGTNDAQKTMGVITLALITVGWQNSEQADPYLWVIIACAVTIALGTYLGGWRIIRTLGKGLTEVKPAQGFSAESSTAATILASSAFGFALSTTQVASGSVIGSGLGRRGSTVRWRTAGRIAIGWLLTLPAAGAVGALAALLITWLGLWGIAIDTVLALAVIIGLFLRSRKDAVTSANAMSDVAESGLAIEHPDTTPPTRRQQRIIEAKAEAKARAEAREKAKAKARSDAKAKAAAKAAKKAPKTGVVTQTDNPEKTNSEESK from the coding sequence GTGGAAACCGCAGCCCTCATCGTCGTGCTGGTTATCGCGCTGGCACTCTTCTTCGACTTCACCAACGGGTTTCACGACACGGCCAACGCGATGGCGACCCCCATCGCGACGGGCGCACTCAAGCCCAAGACAGCGGTCCTTCTCGCGGCGGTGCTGAACCTCGTCGGCGCGTTCCTCTCGACCGAGGTCTCCAAGACCGTGTCGCACGGGATCATCCGCGAGGACACCATCCAGGGCGACGTGTTCCTCCCGATGATCTTCGCCGGTCTCATCGGCGCCATCACCTGGAACATGCTGACCTGGCTCCTGGGTCTGCCCTCGAGCTCGTCCCACGCGCTCTTCGGCGGTCTCATCGGAGCGACGCTGGTCGGCGTCGGGGGCGGCGGCATCGACTTCGGCATGGTGCTGTCGAAGATCATCCTCCCGGCACTCATCGCCCCGCTGACGGCCGGCATCATCGCGTTCGCGGCGACCAAGCTCGCGTACTCGATCACCCGGCGCTACGACGGCAAGCCCGACGGGCGGGACGGTTTCCGCTGGGGTCAGATCTTCACGTCATCGCTGGTGGCCCTCGCGCACGGCACGAACGACGCCCAGAAGACGATGGGCGTGATCACCCTCGCGCTCATCACGGTCGGCTGGCAGAACAGCGAGCAGGCGGACCCGTATCTCTGGGTCATCATCGCCTGTGCGGTCACGATCGCTCTCGGAACGTATCTCGGAGGGTGGCGGATCATCCGCACGCTCGGCAAGGGCCTGACCGAGGTCAAGCCCGCGCAGGGCTTCTCGGCGGAGAGCTCGACAGCCGCGACCATCCTCGCCTCCAGCGCCTTCGGCTTCGCTCTGTCGACCACGCAGGTGGCATCGGGTTCGGTCATCGGCTCGGGCCTCGGCCGTCGGGGGTCGACGGTTCGCTGGCGGACCGCCGGTCGAATCGCCATCGGCTGGCTCCTCACACTTCCGGCGGCAGGTGCCGTCGGCGCTCTCGCGGCCCTGCTGATCACATGGCTCGGACTCTGGGGCATCGCGATCGACACCGTCCTCGCACTCGCCGTGATCATCGGCCTGTTCCTGCGCTCACGCAAAGATGCAGTGACCTCGGCGAACGCGATGAGCGACGTCGCCGAGTCGGGGCTCGCGATCGAGCACCCGGACACGACGCCGCCCACGCGCAGGCAGCAGCGGATCATCGAGGCCAAGGCCGAGGCGAAGGCCCGCGCAGAGGCGCGAGAGAAGGCCAAGGCCAAGGCCAGATCGGATGCGAAGGCGAAAGCTGCGGCGAAGGCCGCGAAGAAGGCGCCGAAGACGGGCGTCGTGACGCAGACGGACAACCCGGAGAAGACGAACAGCGAGGAGTCGAAGTGA
- a CDS encoding S9 family peptidase, protein MTDAPIADRRSTLRTHHGDTFDDPYEWLREKDSSEVIAHLEAENAHTEHELAHLADLRDTLFHEIKGRVQETDLSVPTRRGNWWYYSRTEEGAQYGIHCRTAAAEDDWTPPVLEPGVAVPGEAVLLDGNVEAEGHEFFSLGAFDTSDDATKLLWATDFEGDELYTVHVRDLITGETLPDEIPDTGGAFFTPDGTGILYTTRDDAWRPDTLWLHRLGTPVADDVKLFHEPDEKYWLGAGITRSRRYLVIAVGSSITSEEYLVDLEGDLTAAPQIVWPRREGVEYSLEHAVVDGEDRLYILHNDDALDFELVSVPASDPQGDRHVVLAHEPGRRLLGMDAFRDFATVEYRREGLERVGLLDYATDAVNDIVFDEPLYSAGVSGNPEWHSPFLRLGYTSFVTPGTVYELDLATRELHLRKQVAVLGGYDPLDYGQKRDWATASDGTRVPVSLVWKRSFGEPGSEVRPVHLYGYGSYEHSIDPGFSVARLSELDRGIVFAVAHVRGGGEMGRQWYEDGKLLNKRNTFTDFVACAEHLIEQGVTSPERLVAEGGSAGGLLMGAVTNLAPELFAGVLAAVPFVDALTTILDPSLPLTVIEWDEWGDPLHGADVYEYMKSYSPYENVRDGVDYPRILAVTSLNDTRVLYVEPAKWIAALRVAGASDALLKCEMVAGHGGVSGRYNSWKERAFELAWILDTVGLASE, encoded by the coding sequence GTGACTGATGCCCCGATCGCAGACCGCCGCTCGACCCTCCGCACGCACCACGGCGACACATTCGATGATCCCTACGAATGGCTCCGCGAGAAGGACTCCTCCGAGGTGATCGCACATCTCGAGGCCGAGAACGCCCACACCGAGCACGAGCTCGCACACCTGGCGGATCTGCGCGACACGCTCTTCCACGAGATCAAGGGCCGCGTGCAGGAGACCGACCTCTCCGTGCCGACGCGTCGCGGGAACTGGTGGTACTACAGCCGCACCGAGGAGGGCGCGCAGTACGGCATCCACTGCCGGACCGCGGCTGCCGAGGACGACTGGACTCCCCCGGTGCTGGAACCTGGCGTTGCAGTGCCCGGCGAGGCCGTGCTGCTCGACGGCAACGTCGAAGCCGAAGGGCACGAGTTCTTCTCGCTCGGCGCGTTCGACACCTCGGACGATGCGACGAAGCTGCTCTGGGCCACGGATTTCGAGGGAGACGAGCTCTATACAGTGCATGTGCGCGACCTCATCACCGGAGAGACTCTCCCCGATGAGATCCCCGACACCGGTGGCGCGTTCTTCACACCTGACGGAACCGGGATCCTCTACACCACCCGCGATGACGCGTGGCGTCCTGACACGCTGTGGCTGCATCGCCTCGGCACCCCCGTCGCGGACGACGTGAAGCTCTTTCACGAGCCCGACGAGAAGTACTGGCTCGGAGCCGGCATCACCCGCAGCCGCAGGTACCTCGTGATCGCTGTCGGATCGAGCATCACCAGCGAGGAGTATCTCGTCGATCTCGAGGGCGATCTGACCGCCGCACCTCAGATCGTCTGGCCGCGCCGTGAGGGCGTCGAGTACTCCCTCGAGCACGCCGTGGTCGACGGCGAGGACCGCCTCTACATCCTGCACAACGACGACGCGCTGGACTTCGAGCTCGTCTCGGTGCCGGCATCCGACCCGCAGGGAGACCGTCATGTGGTCCTCGCGCATGAACCGGGACGCCGGTTGCTCGGGATGGATGCGTTCCGCGATTTCGCGACGGTGGAGTACCGCCGCGAGGGGCTCGAGCGTGTCGGGCTGCTCGACTACGCGACCGACGCGGTGAACGACATCGTCTTCGACGAGCCGCTCTATTCGGCCGGGGTCAGCGGCAACCCGGAGTGGCACTCGCCGTTCCTCCGGCTCGGCTACACGTCGTTCGTGACCCCGGGGACCGTCTACGAGCTGGACCTCGCCACGCGGGAACTACACCTGCGCAAGCAGGTCGCCGTGCTCGGCGGGTACGACCCTCTCGATTACGGGCAGAAGCGCGACTGGGCGACGGCATCGGACGGCACCCGGGTGCCCGTCTCTCTCGTCTGGAAGCGCTCGTTCGGCGAGCCGGGCTCGGAAGTGCGACCTGTGCACCTCTACGGCTACGGATCGTACGAGCACTCGATCGATCCCGGCTTCTCGGTCGCGCGGCTCTCAGAGCTCGACCGAGGAATCGTCTTCGCCGTCGCGCACGTCCGCGGCGGCGGTGAGATGGGTCGGCAATGGTACGAGGACGGCAAGCTGCTGAACAAGCGCAACACCTTCACCGACTTCGTCGCGTGCGCCGAGCACCTCATCGAGCAGGGAGTGACGTCTCCTGAGCGCCTCGTCGCCGAGGGCGGAAGCGCCGGCGGGCTCCTCATGGGAGCCGTGACGAACCTCGCCCCCGAGCTCTTCGCCGGAGTCCTGGCGGCTGTGCCGTTCGTCGACGCGCTCACGACGATCCTCGACCCCTCGCTCCCCCTGACGGTGATCGAGTGGGACGAGTGGGGCGACCCGCTGCACGGTGCCGACGTCTACGAGTACATGAAGTCGTACTCGCCGTACGAGAACGTGCGGGACGGAGTGGACTATCCGCGGATCCTGGCGGTGACCTCGCTCAACGACACCCGAGTCCTCTACGTCGAGCCCGCGAAGTGGATCGCCGCCCTGCGCGTCGCCGGAGCATCCGACGCTCTGCTCAAATGCGAGATGGTCGCCGGTCACGGCGGTGTCAGTGGTCGCTACAACTCGTGGAAGGAGCGCGCCTTCGAGCTCGCCTGGATCCTCGACACGGTGGGCCTCGCCTCGGAGTGA